The DNA region GGTGCTCCGCATCCAGAATCACGGTCGGCATGTTGGTCGCATCCGTGGCGTCCCGCGCCCAGAACGTCAGTGTGTAGCCGTTCTGGTGGAAGGCCATCCAGAATACGACCACAATGGCAAACACCATCAACAGCGCGAATATGCGTGAACGTTCCTGATGGCGCGTCAGCTTGATCTCGCGGACATCATGCGTAGTGCGATTCTCGGTTTCGCCACTGACGGTATACTTGCGGAGAGAGGCGAAAAGGATGAGCGAGATAATCATTCCGATGCCCGCCGCGCCGAACGCGTAGTGCCAACCGTAGGCGTTGCGGAGCCATGCCGCCACGAGGGGCGAGAAAAACGCGCCGACGTTGATGCCCATGTAGAAAATATTGTAGGCTTCGTCGCGCTTCTCGGGCATGTCGCGGTAGAGATTGCCGAGCAGTGTCGAGATGTTCGGTTTGAAGAGGCCGTTGCCGATAATCAGACATCCCAGACCTGCAAAGAAGGTGGGCAGCGGCGGAAACGCCAAGAGGAAGTGCCCCAGCCCCATGAACACCGCGCCAATCAAGATCGCTCTCCCGAATCCGAGCACGCGATCGGCCAGCAGACCGCCGAACAGCGGACTGAAATACACGAGACCGATGTACGCGCCGTAAATCTGCCCCACCTTGGCCGTACTGAAACCGAGCGCTTCGTTCATGTAGAGCGCGAGAATCGAGAGCATGCAGTAGAAACTGAATCGCTCCCACATCTCGGTAAAGAACAGAACCGGAAGGCCCGGCGGGTGTTTGCGCTTGACGAAAGTAACGGGTACGGTCACGGATGTCTCCTCGATCTAACGAACCTTCGGGAAAGTGCTATTGAGTGGACGTGAGCGCCGCTTGCTCAGCCTCGGCGATGATCGGACGAATGAACTTGATGACAAAGAAGAAGATTGCCGCCGCCGCCAGCGACGCGACGACCATAATCAGGAAGAAACTCGAATGCAGCATGTGATCCCACAGTCCGCCGATGAGTCCGGCCAGAATTCCGCCGACCGCGGAAGCGGCGAACCAGCCGCCCATCATCATCCCCCGAATGCGAGCCGGAGCGAGTTTACTGACCAGCGACAAGCCCATCGGCGACAGGCACAACTCGGCTATGGTAATCGTCGCGTAGGCCGAAACCAGCCATCCAACGTGAACGCGGCCGAAGTCGCCGCCGATAAATCCCGCCGAGGTCAGAATCATGTATGCACCGGCGGTAATGACCATTCCGATACCGATCTTGGCGGCGGTGGACGGTTCGCGACGACGACGACGCAAAAGATTCCAGAATCCCACCAACAGCGGTGTGAACAGCAACACGAAGAACGGATTGATCGCCTGCGTCAGTTCGGCCGCCAGTCGCCGTTCGCCGGTTTCCTGCAGGTAGTTCCGGTCGAGGGTCACGTTCGGCATATTGGCGGCATCCGTGGCATCGCGCGCCCAGAAATTGAGCGTAAAGCCGTTCTGCTCAAAGGCCATCCAGAACACGATCACCACCAGGAACACCAGCATCAACGCCGCCAGCCGTTTCCGCTCCTGCTGTTTCGAGACCGGATGCTTGACATGCGCGCCGTCTTCGATGATATCGGTATGAATATCTCCCGCGACGTAATGTCTCTTGAAAACGATGAAAATGATCCCCGAGATAATCATCCCGATCCCCGCCGCTCCGAACGCATAGTGCCAGCCAAGTGTGTTTCGCAGCGTGGCGGCCACGAGCGGCGAAGCGAACGCGCCGAGATTGATCCCCATGTAGAAGATATTGAATGCGTCGTCGCGCTTCTCGGGCATATGGCGATAGAGATTGCCGAGCAAGGTCGAGATGTTCGGTTTGAAGAGGCCGTTACCGATGATGAGGCAACCGAGTCCCGAGAAAAACGTGAGGAGCGGCGGAAACGCCAGCAGGAAATGTCCCATCCCCATGAAGGCCGCGCCGATCAGAATCGAACGACGAAAACCCAGCCAGCGGTCGGCGATGATTCCGCCCAGGACCGGACTGAAATACACGAGGCCGATGT from bacterium includes:
- a CDS encoding peptide MFS transporter → MTVPVTFVKRKHPPGLPVLFFTEMWERFSFYCMLSILALYMNEALGFSTAKVGQIYGAYIGLVYFSPLFGGLLADRVLGFGRAILIGAVFMGLGHFLLAFPPLPTFFAGLGCLIIGNGLFKPNISTLLGNLYRDMPEKRDEAYNIFYMGINVGAFFSPLVAAWLRNAYGWHYAFGAAGIGMIISLILFASLRKYTVSGETENRTTHDVREIKLTRHQERSRIFALLMVFAIVVVFWMAFHQNGYTLTFWARDATDATNMPTVILDAEHLRETGEPRLAGELTQAINPFFVLAFTPLLVMFWTILRHRRREPSTAAKIGIGMLLTAGAYAIMTGAGLVGGDIGRVNIGWLISTYAVITMGELCLSPMGLSLVNKLAPARMRGLLMGGWFAATATGNYLSGLVGSLWDHMPHSSFFMILSIASVGAAGVLLLVIKKIRPTIQEAERMALEHAKH
- a CDS encoding peptide MFS transporter: MTLPSAAIPVKHKHPPGLPVLFFTEMWERFSFYCMLSILALYMNEVLGFSTAKVGQIYGLYIGLVYFSPVLGGIIADRWLGFRRSILIGAAFMGMGHFLLAFPPLLTFFSGLGCLIIGNGLFKPNISTLLGNLYRHMPEKRDDAFNIFYMGINLGAFASPLVAATLRNTLGWHYAFGAAGIGMIISGIIFIVFKRHYVAGDIHTDIIEDGAHVKHPVSKQQERKRLAALMLVFLVVIVFWMAFEQNGFTLNFWARDATDAANMPNVTLDRNYLQETGERRLAAELTQAINPFFVLLFTPLLVGFWNLLRRRRREPSTAAKIGIGMVITAGAYMILTSAGFIGGDFGRVHVGWLVSAYATITIAELCLSPMGLSLVSKLAPARIRGMMMGGWFAASAVGGILAGLIGGLWDHMLHSSFFLIMVVASLAAAAIFFFVIKFIRPIIAEAEQAALTSTQ